CCTCTGGCCCTTTTGAAAAAACGACATTGCCCTGTATTTCAAGCACCGACCCCAGCGACCGAATCGTGTCGGTTTTCCGTATTATGTCTCTATATTTGTCGAGCAGTCTGATCTCTTTACTGACGTTTCTCGCTATCATCGTGCTTATCCTTGCAAAAAGCCTGCGGCTTTTCGTACAAATGCGCACGACGTGCGCCCGAAAGAATGAATAAAGTATCTTAAGGGGATACTCCGTATCCCCTTAACAACCCCGGTAGATGAATTACATCGGTTTTGCATCTCTGATTGCCTGTTCGATCTCTTTCAGCTGCGTCGATATACGCGCGTCGATTGCACCGACGTCGGTTTCGATGATCACGCCGCCGCGGTCGACGCGTGAATCTTCGTAGATATTGACCTTGCGCAGAGATTCCATCATTTTAACAATTTCGTCTTTGTGCGCCGTCGTCAGTTCAAGGTCAGCGAAGTTAACACGAATGTCGATACGGTCGCGCTCTTTGATGCGCGCGAGACCTTCGCGAATATTATTCAACACAACCTCTTTACGCTCGATGATTTCGTCTTTAATGACCTTGCGCGCAATCATCAGAATCATTTCAACCATCAGCTTCTCTGATTCTTTGATGATCTGCTCGCGCACGTCGATGGCGTTACCAAGAATCGTACCGAGACGGTCGATGAGGCGACGGACTTCGCCCATACCTTCTTTATAACCCTGCTCGCGACCGGCGTTGTAGCCCTTCTGGTACGCCTCGTGGTTGATATCCTGAACTCTGAGCTCGGCCTCTTTGACCATGCGCTCGACTTCAAGCTTCGCACGCTCGATAATCTGGCTTGACTGCAGGCGCGCAGACTCTTCTTCTTTACGCGCTTTTTCTTTGGCATCTTGTATCAGGCGAAAGGCTTCGGCTTTGCCTTCTTCGGTAATGCGCTGCGAGTCCTTTTCAGCCTCTTTCTGGCGAATCTTGATTTCTTGTTCGGTCTCTTCGCGGTATCTCTGCAATTCGGCTTCGATCTCTTCGATTGAAGGGCCGGTGTATTGCTCAACGATATTACCTTCGGCATCGAGCTCGAACTCCGCTAGCTCATCAAGCTGTTGAAACTTCTTGTAACGGTCTGGCAGTTCCAGTACGATAGCAGAGTTCTGCTTCGAGATTTCGTTGTTGTTGAATACCAGACGTGACATAATATGTTACAGGGGGATTAATCCCTCTACTCGTTTACTTATCGGAATCTCAGGGATTGTACTGAATACTATGCCGGTTGGGAACTGCGCACGCTGAGAAGAGGGAAACGCCGTTGTTTGCTGCGCAAACACCACGCGAACCTCGCGTTTGCCTTGGCAAACGCTGCGGGTTTCCCTCCTCTCTTTTGCCCTTGCAGGGCAAAATCGCGTACTTCGTTCCATTAGGTAACCAACTCGTCTTCGCCGGCGCGCGCGACCACGATTTCGCCGTCTTCTTCGAGCTTACGAATGATATTCACAATCTTCTGCTGCGCCTCTTCAACGTCTTTGAGGCGAATCGGGCCCATGAATTCCATATCTTCGCGGAGCAGCGCCGCAGCACGTTTTGACATGTTGCGGAAAATCTTCTCTTGCACCTCGGTATCGACCGCCTTGAGGGCCTTTGCGAGATCCTGGTTGTCGAGCTCGCGCAGAACTTTCTGAATCGCCTTGTCGTCGAGAAGCACGATATCTTCGAACACGAACATCTTCTTCTTGATCTCTTCTGCGAGTTCTGGGTCTTCTTCTTCGAGCGCCTCGATGATCGACTTTTCTGTCGAACGGTCGACGTTGTTCAAAACCTCGACCACCACGTCGACACCACCGGCCATCGTATAGTCTTCGTTCGACAAGGTAGAAAGTTTGCGTTCGAGAACGCGCTCGACTTCGCGCAGAACCTCGGGTGACGTGCGGTCCATCTTGGCGATGCGGCGCGTCACGTCTGCCTGAATCTGGTGCGGCAACGAGCTCATGATCAGCGCTGACTTGGGCGCGTCGAGGTAAGAGAGAATAAGCGCAATTGTCTGCGGGTGTTCATTCTGAATAAAGTTCAGAAGCTGTGCCGGGTCTTGGCGGCGCACAAAGTCAAACGGACGAACCTGCAGTGAAGAGGTCAGTCGATTGACAATGTCGATCGCCTTTTGCGTACCGAGCGCTTTTTCAAGAATTGCCCTGGCCTGGTCGATACCGCCACGCGAGATGAATTCCTGAGCCATCATCAGCTCTTGAAATTCTTGTAATACCTTCTCTTTGTCTTCAGGGCGAATCTTGTCGAGACGTGCAATCTCGTAGGTAAGCGTATCCACCTCGGCCTCAGAGAGCCGCTTCATGATATCTGAAGCGACGTCTGGCCCGACGGTGAGCAAGAAGATAGCGGCCTTCTGTTTGCCGCTGTACTCTGTTTTGGCCGCTGTACTCATATATTAATCCTCTGAAAGCCAGGTTCTCAGCAGCTGCACCACGTCGTCTGGCCGTTCTTTCGCAAGGTTAATCGCATTCTCTATCATTGCGCGTCGAGCCTGTTCTTCGATCGAGAGTTCAACCTCTACGCCCTCTTCTTCAATAGCGCGTAAAGCAGCATCTCGCATCATCGCCTGGCGGGCAGCAAGCTCTTCTTCGCGCAGACGGCGGCGGCGCTCGATTTCGCGCTTGATAAAGATGTATGCCACGTAGGCAATCGCCAGTGCAATGAGCGTAATCAAGATGCCGATTAGAAGTTTGCGGCGGGCGATCTGCGCGCGCAGCTCTTCATCTTCAGCTTCAAACTGCTTGCTGCGGTCGATCTGCAGATGCTTGACAGAGATCATGTCGCCGCGCGCAATATCAAAACCAATCGATTTTTTCAGAACGTCGGTGACTTTGAGCAACTCTTCGTCGGTTACGCCCAGGTACTTGCGCTCATAGCCCGACTGGTCGGCCTTGATGCCGAGACGCTCCCACTTGCCGTCGAGCAGCACCGCGAGGTTCACGCGCTCGAGTTCCCACGGTTGCTTTTTGATCTTGCGGTGCGTCTCGTTGAACTTGTTGTTCTTGATGTCTTCTTTTTTGGTGTACTTCGCCTTCTGGTAGTCACGGTCTTTGTATCCCGGGGGAATATTCGGCTCTGTGCCTGCAGGGCCTTCTGGGGTGAAGCCATTGCCCTCAAAGACTTCTTCCGTAGATTTCGAAGAAACCTCGAGCGAATCTTTGACAACGCGCTCAGAATACGGTGTACGCGGGTCGTCAGGTGTCATAACGACCGGCTCTACTTCATTTTTTTCGAGTTCTTCTTTGTCCCAGCGCAGCTTGGTTTCGAGGCGCACCACATCAAAGCGGTCGCCGTAGACACCCTCGCCGTAAAATTTCGTCAGAGATTTGCGAATATCGACCAGAAGCTTTGTGCGCTGGCTTTCCTGAATGCGCAATTTCGCCTCGACATTCTTCAGCTCGCTCTTCTCACGATCAGAATCATTTTCAGGCTCATTCAGGCTCTCGCCGTCGGGGCCTGCAATCGTGATATGCTCTTTCTTGAGACCAGGCACGGAGCGCGAAACGAGGTTTTCTATACCCCTGATTTCTTTCACTGTAAGCTTTTCTACCCCCGGTTTGTAATCGAGTAAAACGGCGGCCGTGACCGGCTCTGACTTCTCTTGAAAAAGCTCTTCGGCGGGAAACGCCAGATTCACCTGGGCTTTTTCTACACCCTTAACATTCTGCAGCGTCTGCGCAATGGCGCCAGAGAGCGCGCGCTGCTTCTTGATGTCTTTTTCGAACTGCGTCTCAGACCACTTGTCGATATCGAAGAGCTCCCACCCATGCACACCCTGCGGAATCAGGTTCTCTTGCGCCAACGCCACCATTGCCGCATTCTTTTTGTCGGGTGAGATATAGATCGTGTCAGTGCCTGAACTGGTGTAATGAAAACCCATTTCACCGAGCTTGGCCGTCACCGATGCAAAGTCTTTCGTTTCCATGCCCTTAAAGAGCACGACGCTCGACTTTTCCGATGAGACATTGCCGATGATCGCGAGCGCCACAATCACGACCGCGACCGCCGACCCCAGAATGATCTTCTTGGTGGTGTCGAGCTTGCCGCTCAGCGCCTTGACTCTATCGAGCAGATTTTTTACAAACGGTGGCATATATTCTCCTTACTGGCCGTCACCCTTCGACGGGCTCGGCTTGACGATAATCGTCATGCTGCGAAGCGCTTGCGCGTCTCCGCCCCGGAGCTTGTCGAAGCATGCTGCGACCCTTTCTTCTGTCTTATGTCTCTTCTTTGAATTGAATTTCATTTCAGTTACTCTTCGCGCCATTTTTACCTTAGGTTAGAGAGTTCGCGGTACGTGCGCACTGCCAGGTCGGCGATGTTTTTGACCAATGTCAGCGACATGCGCGCTTTTTCTGCCTGAATCATCAGCGTGTGTGCCTCGACCCCTTTTGGGTCAGACACAACTTTTTGGCCGAGCGTTTCGGCGCTCACCTGCTGCTCGTTGACTTTTTCGAGCGCCATCACGAGCGCATCGCTGAAGTTCTTCGCGGGGTCTTCGCCCAAGACCTTCACAGCGCGGCCATTGTTGTGGCGCGCGTCAGAAGTTTTGAGCGAAACGAAATCACCCGTGACGTTATTCTGATGAAAGAAGTTTTCGGTAATTGGTAACATGGTTTATCCTTTTTATGCTCTGCCTATCTGCAACGCGCTCTGAAACATTGACTTCGCGCCCTGAATCACCTGCGAGTTCGCCTCGTAGCTGCGGCTCGCCGCGATCATGTCGACCATTTCAGACACGATATCGACATTCGGGTATTCGACGTAACCTTTCTTGGGGCCGACCTTGACTGCGTCGGGGTGAGAAGGATCAAAAACGAGCCTGACGGGCGACGTTTCGTCGCGCTCGATCTTGAGTACACGCACGCCCTCGCCATCACCCGCGCGCAACCCAAAAGGATACACGGGAGATTTCCAGCGGGTGCGCGTATTGACCGGCTGCATCACGACGCGGCGCTTGCGGTAAGGGCCGTCGCCCTCGTTGGTGCGCGTCGTTGAGGCGTTCGCGATGTTGTTCGAGATGACATCCATCTTCAGGCGCTGCGCCGTAAGACCTGTGGAGGCGATATTGACTGCTTCAAACATCTTATGCCACCCTGTTCACGATATTGATCGTTCTGAAATTATGGTTCATCAGCGTCGTAAGCGCCTGGTAGGTCATCATGTTCTTCGTCTGCTCGGCGACTTCGTGCTCGGGGTCGACGTTATTGCCGTCGTTTCGCATGGTTGAGTTGTAGTCGATATGCTGCCGAACCTGCACATCGCGTATATCGCGGGTGCGAAAGAAGGGAATGTGGCGCTCATCAGTCATGCGCGCAGGAATCGAATTTTCTTCGACGTGCTTTTCGATTTCGAGCGTGCGGCGCAGCTCGGCCTCAAAACCGACTTCGCTGCGCTTAAAGTGCGGCGTGTCGGCATTGGCAATATTGTCGGCAAAGACCTTATGTCTCATCTGCGCGACGTCCATGCCCTTTTCGAGCAGGTATTGTGTGCGACCCCAGAGTCCGTTTTCGGTTATCATGGCATTACCTCCGGGAAACCAGTGCAACCCGGCTTACGGAGGGCGGCAACACCGCACTCCGTAAGCCGGGTATATCGCATAAAGCTCCCCATTAGTCTATCGGTCATTGCGGCAGATCTCCCGAGGGATTTTCTGTATCTTCAGCGGTCGTCGAGGTCTTCTGACCAATAAAACTGGCTGGCGTGAACACAGACACATGCGAGCCAACCCGCTCGAGCATCGCCGGGTCAAGACTCACCAGCACGCCACCGCTGAGGCGGGCAGTGACCGCGTAGATTGCGTCAGAAACGCGCAAGTCGCCTTGGTCGGCCAGCTCGCACGCAGCGCGCGTGAACTGGCTGTCGGCATCGAGCCAACGCACGTTGTCGGCGATCGCCCATTGGCGCGCGAGCGTGCTGTAGACCGACTTTACGTTGAGCATCGCACGCAGCGTCACGATCAATTCAAGCAAAAAGAGGCGCGGCAGATAGACCTCGTAGCCCTCTGACAGCACCTGGCGCAGAAAAACACGCGCTTCGTTCACGCCGCCCTCGCCCTTCTCGAGCGCTGCCAGATAGACGCTGGCATCAATCGTGAGCTTGCGCGCGCCGATCATCAGAACGCTCCAGCCCCCGAATCGGGCGAAGTATTTCTATTTGCCATGAGGCGGCCAAGGGGGCTTGCGGGGGCCTCGCCGACCTGACCGCTCAGTTCATCTAAAGAAGCCATGAATTCGTCGATTCTTACCGCCCCGGCACGGCCGAGCTCACTGTCGGCCCGATTAAGTTCGCGCGAAAGGCTCGTGACGACCATGTCGCGCAGCTTCACGCCACGTAGCGCCGCCTCGGCTTTCGCCTTACGATAGATATCCACCGGGAGGTCAATGGTGGTTCGCATATAAGCATAAATATGTTTGTGTGTTTATATGTAAAGCAATAAATGTGAATTTTTCGCATTTGTTGAAAATGTTCGTTGAGGTGGATTGAGGGGCGTTATGCGCCCGGGCGCTATTCGGGCCAGCTACGAATTTCCATAGCTATGACCGCCATCTTGAGAGAGCTATGGAATTTCGCAGCTATGGTTTGTACGAAAAGGGGGCCAGAAGCGCGCAGCGTACAGCCGGCGCCTGCTATGAAGATACTAATGATGACGAAGAATTCAATCTTGCCAAGCTGCTGCGCAGCCCCAACCGTTATTCGCCGGGGGTGAAAAAAGTCGTGGCGATTGCGTCGCCGACGCCGTTGCAGTGCAGCTGCAGGTGATCCATGTACTCGTGCAGACCATAGGCGAGAATTTCGGGAAACTCTTTATAATCGAGTTCAGACAGCAGCACCCCCGTCCGCTTCTCGGCGATATTGTTGTACGAATAGGCCTGCGTACCGGTCAGCTCATGCAGCGAGTGGTTGATCCAAATGAGGCAATACCGCACCGCCCGGGGAAACTCGCGGTCGAGCACGAGAAATTCGGCGATCTTTTTGGGGTCGATAGAACCGTGCTGGCGGCGGTAAACCTGCAGCCCACTTGTCGACTTTAAGAGCGCAGCCCACTGCAACTGGTCGAGCGAAGTGCCGACATCGGTCACTTTCGGCAGCAGTATAAAATACTTCATGTCGAGAATGCGGCAGGTTTTTTCGGCGCGCTCGAGAAACCGGCCCATGCGCCCGAAATGCCAGGCTTCGGCGTGCGCGATCGTATCTTCCATTGCGCCGGTGAAGAGCATCATGTTGCGGCTGATCTCTTTGTAGAAGCGGATTAACTCTGTCGGCGAATGGTTTTTGCGCAGATCGCCGGCATGAGCCTGAAAGTTCTGAACCCAAAGATAGAGAGTGTTTACTACCTCCCACATTTCGGTCGAAATATTCTCACGCACAATGCGGGCATTTTCCCTGGCAAGATTCAGGCATGACAATATCGAATTGGGGTTGCGCTTATCGGTCGACAAGAACCGCATGACGTTTTCAGCCGTTGCTTCGCCATAAAGTTCTTTGTACTGCTCGCTGTCGCCGGTTGTGTCAATGAGGGGCTGCCACTGCCCCGCATAACTCGGCGGCATTTCGAGATTGATGTTAAGATTGACGTCGATGAAGCGCGCATAGTTATCGGCCCGCTCAAGGTAGCGGTTGAGCCAGAAAATATTCTCCGCTACGCGGCTTAACATACCGCCTCCAAGAATATGAAAGTACTTGAAACGCTACGCGTCTCAAATGCTTTCATTACCTTACCACCCATGTATCTTTGCTTCCCCCGCCCTGCGATGAATTGACGACCAGCGAACCTTTCTTAAGCGCTACGCGCGTAAGCCCGCCCGGCAGAATCGAAATTGTCTCTCCATAAAGAATATATGGCCGCAAGTCGACGTGGCGGCCTTCGAGCTTATCGCCGACCAGCGTCGGGGTACGCGACAGCGAAATCGTCGGTTGCGCGATATAGTTGCGCGGGTTCGCTTCAATGCGCTTCTTGAAATCTTCTTGCTCAGCTTTGGTCGAATGGGGCCCGACAAGCATACCATAGCCGCCGGCTTCGTTGGCGGCTTTGACGACCAGCTTCTCAATGTTGGCGAGCACATACTTGCGGTCGTCGTCGCGCCAGCAGAGGTACGTCTCGACATTCTTGAGCCACATTTCTTCGCCGAGATAATATTTCACCATATCGGGTACATATGCATAGACGACCTTATCGTCGGCAACACCCGTGCCCGGCGCATTGACGAGCGCAAGGTTACCCGCGCGGTACGCCGCGAACATTCCCGCCGCCCCGAGCACAGAGTCAGGGTTAAAGACCGTCGGGTCGAGAAACGTGTCGTCGACGCGGCGGTACATGACATCGATCTGCTGCAGACCTTTGGTCGTGCGCATCATCAGCCGGTTATTTTGTACCGTCAGATCGCGGCCTTCGACGAGTTCGATGCCCATCTGCCGGGCTAAAAATGAATGTTCAAAATAGGCGGAATTATAGATGCCAGGCGTCAAGAGCGCCATGCGGGGGTTATCCTTACCTGAAACAAATTGCATCAGCTGGCGCAAATGGTATGGGTAATCGGCGACCGGTCGAATCTGGCCTGTCGCAAACAGTTCGGGCATTATACCCTTCATGAGTTCGCGGTTCTCTAGCACATAGCTGACCCCCGAAGGGCAGCGCAGGTTGTCTTCGAGCACGAGCAGGCTGCCATGCCGGTCGCGAATAATGTCGGTGCCGGTGATATGGCACCAGATTTTTTTGGGCGGCGAAAACCCCATACACTCTTTGAGAAAACCCTTGCTCGAAAAAATCACGTCGGCCGGTATTATACCGTCTTTGATAATCTTCTGGTCGTGGTAGATATCTTCGAGAAAAAGATTGAGCGCTGTTATGCGCTGCGTCAAACCCGCTTCGAGTTGCGCCCATTCTTCGCCGGCGAGAATGCGGGGTATCACATCAAATGGCATAATGCGCTCTTCGGCGCCGTCTTCGCCATAGACGCTGAACGTGATGCCGAGACTACGCAGCGCTGTCTCAGCAGTCTGCCGACATTCTTGCAGTTCGGCCATCGTCATTTGGCTCAGTTTTTGAGACAGCGCCTGCGCGTGCGTGCGCGGTTTGCCGCCTACAACAAACATCTCGTCGTGAAAAGCATCGACCTGGTAAGATTTCAGATCCATTGAACGTCACCAGCATAACTCATGCCAAGACACGGACAAGATAATTTTGTAAACGATCGATTTTGCCTCCGGCAAAATCGATCGTTTACCAGTCGAGTGGGCCGGCGCCGCTCGCGGCAGTCGTTCCGTTCGTGTAGAGGCCGCAATCGAGGTTCGGATCTGCTGGGTTTGCGCCCGCGGGTGGGTTACCGCCAGCGGTACGCCCGTCAGCAGGCCCATTGATGTGAGTGCCGTTGCAGGTGAATAGGCCAACGTTTGTGAAAGTGATCGCATTTGTGCCGCTGCTCGTGGCGTTCGCCGTCAGCGTGATCGAGGTAGCATTGACAATAGTCGCGATCTTACCGCCCGCAGGCATTCCGGTGCCTGTGACGCCCATACCCACAACGAGATCAGCAGTCGTTGCAAGCCCTGTAACGTTGACACTGCCATTCGTCCGCGTGCCATTACGCGCAACCTGCGAGACAGTCTGCACGCCATAAGTATAGTTCGCATAACCGACCCCGGTTGTGTCGTCGATGGTCAGGGTGCCACCGGGTGGAAACGCATTATTCACGCCGGCAATTGTCATGCGAAATGGCCGCCAGCCGCGCAGTGCAGACGAGCCGGTGCTGAGTATCGTTCTGACGAGCCCCCCCGAACCGCCGTAGAAGTTACCGGCGTAGATATCGATCCTCGCCTTCGAAACATTCCAGTCGAGTGCAGTGGCGTCGTTATTAAATACCGAGAATTTATACGTGCCGTTCACATAACCATCGTAGAAGTTGATAATCTCAGGCCCGTACTCGAAGCTGTCGTCGACAGCGAGACTTGTCGAGCCCGTCGGCGCAGCTGTTCCTGTTTCTGCACAATAACGCTGTTGAAACGATACGTGAAATTTACTGTTTGCTCCGTTCGCGTTCTGAATCGCAGCTTCATTGTAAGGCTGGCAATCGAACGCATTCGACGCAGGCCCGACAACATGCATATCGAGATCTTTCGTCTGGTTGCCCCAGGTTAAAATCACTTTGATTTGCTTCGAACCATTCGCAAACGTGCCCACCATCGGCAGGTAACCGAGGTTAGTCGTCGTCACGTCTTGAATCGCGATGCCCGTTTCAGAAATGGTGTAATAACTGGGGATTGCGATTTGTAATGAATAGACACCTGCGTTAAGGCCTGCACCGGCGTGATCAAACGTCGGGCTGTTGTAGGGTGCTGCGCCCCAACTCGTTACGCAACCAGCGGGAAAGGCAAACTGCTTGCCGTCGGGGTCGAGGTTCGGCGTGCTCGCGAGCGTTGCGTTCTGAAAGTCTTTGAGCGTGAATGTCGCATTCGAGAGTAGCAGCTGAGAACCATTCGAGCCGTCGACGACCGCACCGATCATGCAGCCCTTACCCGTGGTGCTGACGGCATAGATATTGCCGGCGTTGGTCGTCGCGCCGGCATTTGCTTCGATGTAGGTTTTTGTGCCTTCGCGCACCGGCCCGGTGGTTGAGACCTTCACGCAATAGCCATTGGTCGCAAGCCGAATCGGAATCGCATACGTACCGGCGAGGTTGAATGTGAAGGTACCGTCACCGGCCGATGTTGCATTCGCTCCAATTTGGGTCGCAAGCGTGCCGCAGATAGGCCCGTCGGCGTGCCCGGTCGCTGAATAGAATAATTGAACCGTCGCACCGCTGATGGGGTTAT
The sequence above is a segment of the Turneriella parva DSM 21527 genome. Coding sequences within it:
- the flgC gene encoding flagellar basal body rod protein FlgC is translated as MFEAVNIASTGLTAQRLKMDVISNNIANASTTRTNEGDGPYRKRRVVMQPVNTRTRWKSPVYPFGLRAGDGEGVRVLKIERDETSPVRLVFDPSHPDAVKVGPKKGYVEYPNVDIVSEMVDMIAASRSYEANSQVIQGAKSMFQSALQIGRA
- a CDS encoding type II toxin-antitoxin system VapC family toxin, with the translated sequence MIGARKLTIDASVYLAALEKGEGGVNEARVFLRQVLSEGYEVYLPRLFLLELIVTLRAMLNVKSVYSTLARQWAIADNVRWLDADSQFTRAACELADQGDLRVSDAIYAVTARLSGGVLVSLDPAMLERVGSHVSVFTPASFIGQKTSTTAEDTENPSGDLPQ
- the fliG gene encoding flagellar motor switch protein FliG, with translation MSTAAKTEYSGKQKAAIFLLTVGPDVASDIMKRLSEAEVDTLTYEIARLDKIRPEDKEKVLQEFQELMMAQEFISRGGIDQARAILEKALGTQKAIDIVNRLTSSLQVRPFDFVRRQDPAQLLNFIQNEHPQTIALILSYLDAPKSALIMSSLPHQIQADVTRRIAKMDRTSPEVLREVERVLERKLSTLSNEDYTMAGGVDVVVEVLNNVDRSTEKSIIEALEEEDPELAEEIKKKMFVFEDIVLLDDKAIQKVLRELDNQDLAKALKAVDTEVQEKIFRNMSKRAAALLREDMEFMGPIRLKDVEEAQQKIVNIIRKLEEDGEIVVARAGEDELVT
- a CDS encoding alpha-E domain-containing protein, producing the protein MLSRVAENIFWLNRYLERADNYARFIDVNLNINLEMPPSYAGQWQPLIDTTGDSEQYKELYGEATAENVMRFLSTDKRNPNSILSCLNLARENARIVRENISTEMWEVVNTLYLWVQNFQAHAGDLRKNHSPTELIRFYKEISRNMMLFTGAMEDTIAHAEAWHFGRMGRFLERAEKTCRILDMKYFILLPKVTDVGTSLDQLQWAALLKSTSGLQVYRRQHGSIDPKKIAEFLVLDREFPRAVRYCLIWINHSLHELTGTQAYSYNNIAEKRTGVLLSELDYKEFPEILAYGLHEYMDHLQLHCNGVGDAIATTFFTPGE
- the fliH gene encoding flagellar assembly protein FliH, producing MSRLVFNNNEISKQNSAIVLELPDRYKKFQQLDELAEFELDAEGNIVEQYTGPSIEEIEAELQRYREETEQEIKIRQKEAEKDSQRITEEGKAEAFRLIQDAKEKARKEEESARLQSSQIIERAKLEVERMVKEAELRVQDINHEAYQKGYNAGREQGYKEGMGEVRRLIDRLGTILGNAIDVREQIIKESEKLMVEMILMIARKVIKDEIIERKEVVLNNIREGLARIKERDRIDIRVNFADLELTTAHKDEIVKMMESLRKVNIYEDSRVDRGGVIIETDVGAIDARISTQLKEIEQAIRDAKPM
- the flgB gene encoding flagellar basal body rod protein FlgB encodes the protein MITENGLWGRTQYLLEKGMDVAQMRHKVFADNIANADTPHFKRSEVGFEAELRRTLEIEKHVEENSIPARMTDERHIPFFRTRDIRDVQVRQHIDYNSTMRNDGNNVDPEHEVAEQTKNMMTYQALTTLMNHNFRTINIVNRVA
- a CDS encoding circularly permuted type 2 ATP-grasp protein codes for the protein MDLKSYQVDAFHDEMFVVGGKPRTHAQALSQKLSQMTMAELQECRQTAETALRSLGITFSVYGEDGAEERIMPFDVIPRILAGEEWAQLEAGLTQRITALNLFLEDIYHDQKIIKDGIIPADVIFSSKGFLKECMGFSPPKKIWCHITGTDIIRDRHGSLLVLEDNLRCPSGVSYVLENRELMKGIMPELFATGQIRPVADYPYHLRQLMQFVSGKDNPRMALLTPGIYNSAYFEHSFLARQMGIELVEGRDLTVQNNRLMMRTTKGLQQIDVMYRRVDDTFLDPTVFNPDSVLGAAGMFAAYRAGNLALVNAPGTGVADDKVVYAYVPDMVKYYLGEEMWLKNVETYLCWRDDDRKYVLANIEKLVVKAANEAGGYGMLVGPHSTKAEQEDFKKRIEANPRNYIAQPTISLSRTPTLVGDKLEGRHVDLRPYILYGETISILPGGLTRVALKKGSLVVNSSQGGGSKDTWVVR
- the fliE gene encoding flagellar hook-basal body complex protein FliE, producing the protein MLPITENFFHQNNVTGDFVSLKTSDARHNNGRAVKVLGEDPAKNFSDALVMALEKVNEQQVSAETLGQKVVSDPKGVEAHTLMIQAEKARMSLTLVKNIADLAVRTYRELSNLR
- the fliF gene encoding flagellar basal-body MS-ring/collar protein FliF — its product is MPPFVKNLLDRVKALSGKLDTTKKIILGSAVAVVIVALAIIGNVSSEKSSVVLFKGMETKDFASVTAKLGEMGFHYTSSGTDTIYISPDKKNAAMVALAQENLIPQGVHGWELFDIDKWSETQFEKDIKKQRALSGAIAQTLQNVKGVEKAQVNLAFPAEELFQEKSEPVTAAVLLDYKPGVEKLTVKEIRGIENLVSRSVPGLKKEHITIAGPDGESLNEPENDSDREKSELKNVEAKLRIQESQRTKLLVDIRKSLTKFYGEGVYGDRFDVVRLETKLRWDKEELEKNEVEPVVMTPDDPRTPYSERVVKDSLEVSSKSTEEVFEGNGFTPEGPAGTEPNIPPGYKDRDYQKAKYTKKEDIKNNKFNETHRKIKKQPWELERVNLAVLLDGKWERLGIKADQSGYERKYLGVTDEELLKVTDVLKKSIGFDIARGDMISVKHLQIDRSKQFEAEDEELRAQIARRKLLIGILITLIALAIAYVAYIFIKREIERRRRLREEELAARQAMMRDAALRAIEEEGVEVELSIEEQARRAMIENAINLAKERPDDVVQLLRTWLSED